The DNA region GCGCGTACCACCACGGCGACCTGCCCGCCGCCCTCGTTCGTGCGGCCATCGAACTGCTCGAGGAAGGCGGCTCGAGCGAGCTTTCGCTGCGCGCGGTGGCCCGCCGTGCCGACGTCTCCACCGCCGCGCCCTACCGGCATTTCGCCAACCGTCAGGCCCTGCTGTCCGCGGTCGCTGCCGTCGGCTACCGCGAACTCGCCCAACACCTGGCGGCCGCGAACCCCGACCCGAAGACCGCCGACGACTTCGCCGACATCGCGATCGCCTACGTTCAGTTCGCCCTGCAGCGGCCCGGGTTGTTCCGGGCGATGTTCGTCGAGCCCAGCGATTCCGGCAGCCCCGATCGGGTGGCCGCCGTGGACGCGATCACCGACTACCTGAAAAGCATTGTCCACCAGGCCTTCCCCGACGTGGACGCCGACGCCGGGGCGAAAGCTACCTGGTCGCTGGTGCACGGCCTGGCCTTCTTGCATCTCGACGGCAAGTTCGACGCGTCCTCCGCGGAGGCAATCGCCGAAACCGTCCGTGCCGTCGTCCGCGTCACTCTCACCGCATCGGGAAGAGTCGCAACGCAATAGCCGGGCCGGCCGCGCACGCCCGTCAGCGGTGCGCGACCCGCTCGACCGCTGCCTCGGCCCTCGCCTCGAGTCGAAGGACCGCGCCCTCTTCCCTCCGGCGCTCTACCGGGATGTCCGCCGGTAGTTCCGTGCACACCCGGAACAACAGCAAGAACAGACTGTCGATGAGGAACGGGACCGCCAGGAACAGTACGGCCGGCAGTGCGATCGGCAGGAACAACAGCCATTCGCGGAGACCCGCGCCGGACATGCGGCCGCCGAAACGCACGGCGGCCCACATCATCCAGCGCTGGGGCGCGGAGACGCCGCACTCGCGGAGCATGCGGCGGAAGATGCCGTCGGCGTCGGATCGGTCGACCGGGGCATGCTCGCACAGGTAGTCGTGGACGATCGCGGCTCGGGTGTAGGCGCCGTAGCGGGGGATCAGCCAGATCAAAGGCCTTGGGACCGAGGCGAAGTCGGTCAGGAAGCCGACCGGGACGTGGAAGACGTCGGTGGCCGCCCGGTAGGTCAGGGGTGCCTGTAG from Nocardia tengchongensis includes:
- a CDS encoding TetR/AcrR family transcriptional regulator, with protein sequence MRPTTSAYHHGDLPAALVRAAIELLEEGGSSELSLRAVARRADVSTAAPYRHFANRQALLSAVAAVGYRELAQHLAAANPDPKTADDFADIAIAYVQFALQRPGLFRAMFVEPSDSGSPDRVAAVDAITDYLKSIVHQAFPDVDADAGAKATWSLVHGLAFLHLDGKFDASSAEAIAETVRAVVRVTLTASGRVATQ
- a CDS encoding DUF1353 domain-containing protein codes for the protein MPFLGEQAIVVEEVDAVRWRLQAPLTYRAATDVFHVPVGFLTDFASVPRPLIWLIPRYGAYTRAAIVHDYLCEHAPVDRSDADGIFRRMLRECGVSAPQRWMMWAAVRFGGRMSGAGLREWLLFLPIALPAVLFLAVPFLIDSLFLLLFRVCTELPADIPVERRREEGAVLRLEARAEAAVERVAHR